The following are from one region of the Alkalimarinus sediminis genome:
- the acnB gene encoding bifunctional aconitate hydratase 2/2-methylisocitrate dehydratase, protein MLEAYRKHVAERAAEGVPPKALNAEQVASLVELIKNPPAGEEDVLVDLLENRIPPGVDEAAYVKAAFLTAIVKGEAESPLVSKEKAVQLLGMMQGGYNISTLVELLDDADLAELASKELKHTLLMFDAFNDVEEKMKAGNAAAKAVMESWANAEWFTSRDKVAESIKMAIFKVTGEINTDDLSPAPDAWSRPDIPLHARAAFKMTRDGLTPEEHGVVGPMSQIEEIKSKGLPVAFIGDVVGTGSSRKSATNSVLWFFGEDMPGTPNKRTGGVCFGSKVAPIFFNTMEDAGALVFEAPVDKINMGDIVEIRPYDRKILNEAGEVISEIYIKSDVIFDEVQAGGRINLIIGRGLTAKARESLGLGATDIFRLPVDPAGSSKGFSLAQKMVGRACGLPEGQGVRPGTYCEPKMTTVGSQDTTGPMTRDELKDLACLGFQADLVMQSFCHTAAYPKPVDVEMQHTMPDFIQTRGGVALRPGDGVIHSWLNRMLLPDTVGTGGDSHTRFPMGISFPAGSGLVAFAAATGVMPLDMPESILVRFKGKLNKGITLRDLVHAIPYYGIKQGLLTVEKAGKINEFSGRVLEIEGLDDLTVEQAFELSDASAERSAAGCSIKLSEEAVTEYLKSNIVMLRWMIAEGYGDPRTLERRAKSMEAWLENPSLLEADADAEYKHIIEIDLADIKEPIVCCPNDPDDAKLLSEAAGTKVDEVFIGSCMTNIGHFRAAGKLLAANKEPLKTRFWMTPPTKMDAAQLMEEGYYNTFGTAGVRTEVPGCSLCMGNQARVAANSTVLSTSTRNFPNRLGDGANVYLTSAELASVGAIMGKLPTPAEYLEYVEGLEGVSDEVYKYLNFDQMNDYTSKAATASIED, encoded by the coding sequence GTGCTAGAAGCATATCGTAAACACGTAGCAGAGCGTGCAGCTGAAGGAGTACCACCTAAGGCGCTTAACGCTGAACAAGTAGCTAGTTTGGTAGAACTAATTAAAAATCCACCAGCTGGCGAAGAAGACGTTCTGGTTGACCTACTTGAAAACCGTATCCCTCCCGGTGTAGACGAAGCCGCTTATGTAAAAGCCGCTTTCTTGACCGCTATCGTTAAAGGCGAAGCAGAGTCTCCTCTAGTCAGCAAAGAAAAAGCTGTACAGCTATTAGGCATGATGCAAGGTGGATACAACATCTCTACTTTGGTTGAGTTGCTAGATGACGCAGACTTGGCAGAATTAGCAAGCAAAGAACTCAAGCACACATTGCTAATGTTTGACGCATTCAACGACGTTGAAGAAAAGATGAAAGCCGGCAACGCTGCAGCGAAGGCTGTAATGGAATCTTGGGCTAACGCTGAGTGGTTCACAAGCCGCGATAAAGTTGCTGAAAGCATTAAGATGGCCATCTTTAAAGTAACTGGCGAAATTAACACAGATGACCTTTCACCTGCTCCAGATGCTTGGTCTCGTCCTGATATCCCATTACACGCTCGCGCTGCATTCAAGATGACTCGCGACGGTCTAACACCAGAAGAGCACGGTGTCGTTGGCCCAATGAGCCAAATCGAAGAGATCAAATCTAAAGGCCTTCCGGTTGCATTTATCGGTGATGTTGTAGGTACAGGTTCTTCTCGTAAATCTGCTACCAACTCTGTACTTTGGTTCTTCGGTGAAGACATGCCAGGCACACCAAATAAGCGTACTGGTGGTGTTTGTTTTGGTTCTAAAGTCGCTCCTATCTTCTTCAACACCATGGAAGATGCAGGCGCACTTGTTTTTGAAGCACCTGTAGACAAGATCAACATGGGCGACATTGTTGAAATTCGTCCATATGATCGTAAAATTCTAAATGAAGCTGGCGAAGTAATTTCTGAAATCTACATCAAGTCAGATGTGATTTTTGACGAGGTTCAAGCAGGTGGACGTATCAACCTAATTATCGGTCGTGGTCTAACGGCTAAAGCCCGTGAATCTCTAGGTTTAGGCGCTACTGACATTTTCCGCTTACCTGTTGACCCTGCCGGCTCTTCAAAAGGCTTCTCATTGGCTCAAAAGATGGTTGGTCGTGCTTGTGGCCTTCCAGAAGGTCAAGGCGTACGTCCAGGTACATACTGCGAACCTAAAATGACAACCGTTGGTTCTCAGGATACAACGGGTCCAATGACGCGTGACGAGCTTAAAGATTTAGCATGTCTGGGCTTCCAAGCAGACTTAGTTATGCAGTCTTTCTGCCATACCGCCGCTTACCCTAAGCCTGTCGACGTTGAAATGCAGCACACAATGCCAGACTTTATTCAGACTCGTGGTGGTGTAGCACTTCGTCCAGGAGACGGTGTAATCCACTCTTGGTTAAACCGTATGCTACTTCCTGATACTGTTGGTACTGGTGGTGACTCTCACACTCGTTTCCCAATGGGCATCTCTTTCCCAGCGGGTTCTGGCTTGGTTGCTTTTGCAGCAGCGACGGGTGTTATGCCTCTTGATATGCCAGAGTCAATCTTGGTTCGCTTCAAAGGTAAGCTAAACAAAGGCATCACTCTTCGTGACCTAGTACATGCGATCCCTTATTACGGCATTAAGCAAGGTCTTCTAACTGTTGAGAAAGCAGGAAAGATCAACGAATTCTCAGGTCGCGTACTTGAAATCGAAGGTTTGGACGATCTAACAGTAGAGCAAGCATTTGAATTATCTGATGCGTCAGCTGAACGCTCTGCAGCGGGCTGCTCTATCAAGCTTTCAGAAGAAGCAGTGACCGAGTACTTAAAATCTAACATCGTTATGTTACGCTGGATGATTGCAGAAGGTTACGGTGACCCTCGTACTCTAGAGCGTCGCGCGAAGTCAATGGAAGCATGGTTAGAAAACCCAAGCCTTCTAGAAGCCGATGCAGATGCAGAATACAAGCATATCATCGAGATTGATCTAGCAGACATCAAAGAGCCTATCGTATGCTGCCCTAACGACCCTGATGATGCGAAACTGCTTTCTGAAGCGGCTGGCACTAAGGTTGACGAGGTATTCATCGGTTCTTGTATGACCAACATTGGTCATTTCCGTGCTGCCGGTAAACTTCTTGCGGCTAACAAAGAGCCTCTAAAGACTCGTTTCTGGATGACGCCTCCAACTAAGATGGATGCAGCTCAGCTAATGGAAGAAGGTTACTACAATACATTCGGAACAGCCGGCGTACGTACAGAAGTACCAGGGTGTTCACTATGTATGGGTAACCAGGCGCGTGTAGCAGCTAACTCTACAGTGCTATCGACCTCTACTCGTAACTTCCCTAACCGTTTAGGGGATGGCGCAAACGTTTACCTGACATCTGCAGAGCTAGCATCTGTTGGTGCTATTATGGGTAAATTACCTACACCTGCTGAGTACCTAGAGTACGTAGAAGGTCTAGAAGGCGTTTCTGATGAAGTTTACAAGTACTTGAACTTCGACCAGATGAATGACTACACGAGCAAAGCAGCTACAGCTTCAATCGAAGACTAA
- a CDS encoding cyclic nucleotide-binding/CBS domain-containing protein: MALVKKVMKTSLVTATSEETVSNVCQRMKEERLGAILIINNNKLSGIFTERDLLNRVIAEGLNPATTNVMDVATPNPIVVKDDTHIKECAEILRDQGFRHLPVTDQEGNPAGIVSSRDFFQYMANELEQVIDRMRGTDEKVDESFDIYEYLGAGGCGLPRL; encoded by the coding sequence ATGGCTTTAGTAAAAAAAGTAATGAAAACCAGCCTTGTTACCGCTACTTCTGAAGAGACTGTTTCTAATGTCTGCCAGCGGATGAAAGAAGAGCGCCTTGGGGCAATACTCATTATTAATAACAACAAACTATCCGGAATCTTTACCGAACGAGATCTATTAAACCGCGTTATCGCTGAAGGATTAAACCCTGCAACAACAAACGTAATGGATGTTGCGACTCCAAACCCAATAGTTGTGAAGGATGACACCCATATTAAAGAGTGTGCTGAGATACTGCGCGACCAGGGGTTTCGCCACCTACCCGTTACTGATCAAGAAGGTAACCCTGCTGGAATAGTCTCTTCCCGTGACTTCTTCCAATACATGGCGAATGAATTAGAACAAGTTATTGATAGAATGCGCGGAACCGATGAGAAAGTTGATGAGAGCTTCGACATCTATGAGTACTTAGGTGCAGGAGGCTGCGGTCTACCAAGACTCTAA
- a CDS encoding tRNA-(ms[2]io[6]A)-hydroxylase, with the protein MTQQQDLSDIHLFLPCETPQRWIEAALDNQSILLIDHAHCERKAASTAINLMYRYPDRLDLQAKMSRLAREELRHFEQVLAILKKRDIPFRGLSASRYAGGMRQHVRKTEPGQLVDVLIIGAFIEARSCERFAKLSPFLDEELKKFYLSLLKSEARHYQDYLKLARDAANGSIDERVAEFAEVEKSLILDEDTEFRFHSGVML; encoded by the coding sequence GTGACTCAGCAACAAGACTTATCGGATATTCACTTATTTCTACCTTGCGAAACACCCCAGCGGTGGATAGAGGCTGCGCTCGATAATCAGTCCATACTGCTTATTGATCATGCTCACTGCGAAAGAAAGGCAGCCTCGACTGCGATCAATTTGATGTATCGCTATCCAGATAGGTTGGATCTTCAAGCGAAGATGTCGAGATTGGCTCGCGAAGAGTTAAGACACTTCGAGCAGGTGTTGGCCATTCTCAAAAAAAGAGATATCCCATTTAGGGGGTTGTCTGCTTCTCGTTATGCGGGTGGAATGCGGCAGCATGTAAGAAAAACAGAGCCTGGGCAGTTAGTTGATGTGTTGATAATTGGTGCGTTTATAGAGGCTAGGTCATGTGAGCGTTTCGCTAAGTTGTCACCGTTTTTGGATGAAGAGTTAAAGAAGTTTTATTTATCGTTGCTTAAATCAGAAGCCCGGCACTATCAGGATTACCTAAAGCTAGCGCGTGATGCTGCTAATGGTTCAATAGATGAAAGGGTGGCTGAGTTTGCTGAAGTTGAGAAGTCACTCATATTAGATGAGGATACTGAGTTTAGATTTCATAGTGGTGTTATGCTGTAG
- a CDS encoding NAD(P)H-quinone oxidoreductase, which translates to MKFIDIKEFGGPEVLTLKTTSSPTPSENEVLINVVAAGVNRPDVIQRQGHYPAPPGASPILGLEVSGEVIQIGKNVTGLAVGDKVCALANGGGYAEQVCVPASQCLPIPRGLTMVEAAALPETFFTVWSNVFDRGHLQPGESLLIHGGSSGIGTTAIQMGKAMGAKVFITAGSQEKCDACIALGADVAINYHESDFVEVIKEATGAKGVDVILDMVGGDYIPKNFKIAALEGRIINIAFLQGPVIKANFLPVMLKRLTVTGSTLRPQTEATKAAIATHLRNTIWPKIETGEIKPVIAKVFPLEEAENAHRLMESNQHIGKIVLKVAAE; encoded by the coding sequence ATGAAATTTATCGACATAAAAGAGTTTGGTGGCCCAGAAGTACTCACCCTAAAAACAACTTCCTCTCCCACCCCCTCTGAAAATGAAGTATTAATCAACGTGGTTGCAGCGGGCGTTAATCGTCCCGACGTTATTCAAAGGCAAGGGCATTACCCTGCCCCTCCAGGCGCCTCACCGATTTTGGGTTTAGAGGTTTCTGGAGAGGTCATTCAAATCGGTAAAAACGTAACTGGACTTGCCGTTGGCGATAAAGTCTGTGCTCTAGCAAATGGAGGTGGTTACGCCGAACAAGTATGCGTACCAGCATCTCAATGCTTACCGATACCTAGAGGGTTAACCATGGTTGAGGCTGCCGCATTGCCAGAGACATTTTTCACAGTATGGAGCAACGTTTTTGATCGCGGCCATCTACAGCCAGGTGAGTCACTGCTAATACATGGCGGGTCTAGTGGCATTGGTACTACAGCCATTCAAATGGGCAAAGCAATGGGGGCAAAAGTATTTATCACCGCAGGAAGCCAAGAAAAATGCGACGCATGCATAGCCCTCGGTGCTGATGTCGCGATTAACTACCATGAGTCAGACTTTGTAGAAGTAATAAAAGAGGCAACAGGCGCTAAGGGTGTTGATGTCATTCTAGATATGGTGGGTGGCGATTACATTCCCAAAAACTTCAAGATAGCGGCATTAGAAGGGCGCATAATCAATATTGCGTTTTTACAAGGTCCTGTCATAAAGGCAAATTTTTTACCTGTGATGCTAAAAAGACTAACCGTAACAGGCTCCACATTGCGCCCTCAAACAGAGGCGACGAAAGCGGCAATAGCCACCCATTTAAGAAATACTATTTGGCCTAAAATTGAGACAGGCGAGATCAAACCCGTTATTGCTAAAGTGTTTCCACTTGAAGAGGCAGAAAATGCCCACAGACTTATGGAAAGCAATCAACACATTGGAAAAATCGTATTAAAAGTCGCTGCAGAATAG
- a CDS encoding YiiD C-terminal domain-containing protein, whose translation MNIEEMNQLLQEHIPLCRFMELKIGSLDAVSITTSAPLEPNRNMHGTGFAGSLYSLAVATGWALVHNRVDLACLSGQLVVKKAVIHYKRPVMADIELAANIDSDVSNDALKEQLFSKGRIDFPLIVNIYSKGKKCGYLEANYVVVA comes from the coding sequence ATGAATATTGAAGAAATGAATCAGTTGTTACAAGAGCATATACCGTTATGTAGGTTTATGGAGCTAAAAATAGGGTCTTTAGATGCTGTTTCAATCACTACATCAGCTCCACTTGAGCCTAATCGCAATATGCACGGAACTGGTTTTGCTGGCTCTCTTTATTCATTAGCTGTTGCTACAGGGTGGGCGCTAGTACATAACAGGGTTGATCTCGCTTGCTTGTCGGGACAGTTAGTGGTCAAAAAAGCGGTCATTCATTATAAAAGGCCTGTTATGGCTGATATTGAGCTGGCAGCAAATATTGATTCTGATGTATCGAATGATGCGCTTAAAGAGCAGTTATTTTCAAAGGGGAGAATTGATTTTCCACTTATCGTCAATATTTACTCTAAAGGCAAGAAGTGTGGTTATCTAGAGGCGAATTACGTGGTAGTGGCATAG
- a CDS encoding HpcH/HpaI aldolase/citrate lyase family protein — METKTDHAAYPGWRSLLFIPVHVDKFVAKAHSRGADAYILDLEDSVPLAEKELARTKVVNAAKQVSVEGAAALVRINLDEEMAMLDLQASIDASVAAIVIPKVESAEQVISIATKIDKLERERGIESGHTLLIAMIESVEALPRLDEIASANPRVISITLGSEDFSASAGMHSIPETLLMPNQMIAYACRRAGISPLGFPGSIADYSDIEAFRKTVQFANQLGFVGAFCIHPKQAAILNEELMPSADAIEHARGLIDAFEKGLAEGRGAVEFKGKMIDMPVVISARELIARFEKINGCAP, encoded by the coding sequence ATGGAAACGAAAACGGATCATGCTGCTTACCCTGGTTGGCGGTCGCTATTATTTATACCAGTTCATGTCGATAAGTTTGTGGCTAAGGCTCACAGTAGAGGGGCTGACGCTTATATTCTCGATTTAGAAGATAGCGTCCCTTTAGCGGAAAAAGAGCTTGCACGAACAAAGGTTGTTAATGCAGCTAAGCAAGTCTCCGTAGAGGGGGCGGCAGCGTTAGTTAGGATAAACCTTGATGAAGAAATGGCTATGCTAGACTTGCAGGCTTCGATAGATGCATCGGTGGCAGCCATCGTAATACCAAAGGTTGAAAGCGCTGAACAAGTTATCTCTATCGCGACTAAGATCGATAAACTGGAGCGCGAGCGGGGGATTGAATCCGGCCATACTCTTTTGATTGCCATGATTGAGTCGGTAGAGGCGCTTCCTAGGTTAGATGAAATTGCCAGTGCAAACCCTCGAGTGATCTCAATTACGTTGGGGTCCGAAGATTTTTCTGCGTCAGCAGGTATGCATTCGATCCCTGAAACACTGCTTATGCCCAACCAGATGATCGCTTATGCTTGTCGGCGAGCGGGTATTTCGCCGCTAGGTTTTCCGGGTTCGATTGCAGACTATAGTGATATAGAGGCCTTCAGAAAAACTGTTCAATTTGCAAATCAGCTAGGGTTTGTCGGGGCATTTTGTATTCATCCCAAGCAAGCTGCTATCTTGAATGAAGAGTTAATGCCAAGCGCTGATGCGATTGAGCATGCCAGAGGGCTGATTGATGCTTTTGAAAAAGGGTTAGCTGAAGGGCGTGGCGCGGTAGAGTTTAAAGGCAAAATGATTGATATGCCTGTCGTCATTAGCGCCCGGGAGCTGATTGCGCGGTTTGAGAAAATTAATGGCTGCGCCCCTTAA